In one Coccinella septempunctata chromosome 6, icCocSept1.1, whole genome shotgun sequence genomic region, the following are encoded:
- the LOC123314756 gene encoding proline-rich protein 4-like isoform X2, whose translation MSTTMKQLLVVTVLVLFAVAINAEAEEKKSVASDKKQTKRGLLSLGYGYGSDIDHGYLVGQGGHGFDNGIGIGSTYGSYDGFAAIDLGSSVQKTVTITKGIPIPYPVEKHIPYPVTKHVPYPVKVSVPAPYPVEKPVPYPVRVPVKVAVPVPQPYPVEKIVHVPYKVFVDKPYPVKVLVPQPYPVTKHVPYPVKVHVPAPYPVEKRVPYPVKVPVHVPQPYPVVKHVPYPVKVPVDRPYPVHVPQPYPVHVEKKVPYPVDRPVPYPVKVPVDRPVPYPVEKPYPVPVKVPYPAPYPVEKPVAVPVIKHVGVPVKVPVDRPYPVTVEKHVPYPVEKPVPVPVKVPVPVPVKDYGGDYGSYGSYDGGYQESYGYDSYGHK comes from the exons ATGAGCACTACCATGAAGCAATTG CTGGTGGTGACAGTCTTAGTCCTCTTCGCAGTGGCGATAAATGCCGAGGCAGAGGAGAAGAAATCTGTAGCCAGCGACAAGAAGCAAACAAAGCGTGGATTACTGAGCTTGGGATACGGGTATGGCAGTGATATTGACCACGGATATCTAGTTGGTCAAGGTGGTCACGGATTCGACAATGGTATTGGTATTGGAAGCACTTACGGAAGCTACGATGGTTTTGCTGCCATTGATCTTGGAAGCAGCGTACAGAAAACCGTGACCATCACTAAGGGTATCCCAATTCCATACCCAGTTGAGAAGCACATTCCATACCCAGTTACCAAACATGTACCCTACCCCGTCAAAGTATCTGTACCAGCTCCATACCCAGTCGAGAAACCAGTACCATACCCAGTCAGGGTACCAGTCAAGGTTGCCGTGCCAGTACCTCAACCCTACCCCGTTGAAAAGATCGTACATGTGCCTTACAAAGTTTTCGTTGACAAGCCATACCCCGTGAAAGTTTTGGTACCCCAACCTTACCCAGTTACCAAACACGTACCTTACCCAGTCAAAGTACATGTACCAGCTCCATACCCCGTAGAGAAGCGTGTTCCATACCCAGTTAAAGTACCAGTACATGTTCCACAACCTTACCCAGTTGTCAAACATGTTCCATACCCAGTCAAAGTACCAGTCGACCGTCCATACCCAGTACATGTTCCTCAGCCATACCCAGTCCATGTCGAAAAGAAGGTTCCATACCCAGTAGACAGACCAGTACCATACCCAGTCAAAGTACCAGTTGACAGGCCTGTACCTTACCCAGTAGAAAAACCATACCCAGTACCCGTCAAAGTACCATACCCAGCACCTTACCCCGTCGAAAAACCAGTAGCTGTACCTGTTATCAAACATGTTGGAGTACCTGTGAAAGTACCAGTCGACAGGCCATACCCAGTTACTGTAGAAAAGCACGTTCCATACCCAGTTGAGAAGCCTGTTCCAGTACCAGTCAAGGTACCCGTGCCAGTACCAGTTAAGGACTACGGTGGTGACTATGGATCATATGGTTCTTACGATGGTGGCTACCAAGAAAGCTACGGATATGACAGCTACGGCCACAAATAA
- the LOC123314756 gene encoding proline-rich protein 4-like isoform X1 codes for MGQKVHGLPTTLSQSSQLVVTVLVLFAVAINAEAEEKKSVASDKKQTKRGLLSLGYGYGSDIDHGYLVGQGGHGFDNGIGIGSTYGSYDGFAAIDLGSSVQKTVTITKGIPIPYPVEKHIPYPVTKHVPYPVKVSVPAPYPVEKPVPYPVRVPVKVAVPVPQPYPVEKIVHVPYKVFVDKPYPVKVLVPQPYPVTKHVPYPVKVHVPAPYPVEKRVPYPVKVPVHVPQPYPVVKHVPYPVKVPVDRPYPVHVPQPYPVHVEKKVPYPVDRPVPYPVKVPVDRPVPYPVEKPYPVPVKVPYPAPYPVEKPVAVPVIKHVGVPVKVPVDRPYPVTVEKHVPYPVEKPVPVPVKVPVPVPVKDYGGDYGSYGSYDGGYQESYGYDSYGHK; via the coding sequence CTGGTGGTGACAGTCTTAGTCCTCTTCGCAGTGGCGATAAATGCCGAGGCAGAGGAGAAGAAATCTGTAGCCAGCGACAAGAAGCAAACAAAGCGTGGATTACTGAGCTTGGGATACGGGTATGGCAGTGATATTGACCACGGATATCTAGTTGGTCAAGGTGGTCACGGATTCGACAATGGTATTGGTATTGGAAGCACTTACGGAAGCTACGATGGTTTTGCTGCCATTGATCTTGGAAGCAGCGTACAGAAAACCGTGACCATCACTAAGGGTATCCCAATTCCATACCCAGTTGAGAAGCACATTCCATACCCAGTTACCAAACATGTACCCTACCCCGTCAAAGTATCTGTACCAGCTCCATACCCAGTCGAGAAACCAGTACCATACCCAGTCAGGGTACCAGTCAAGGTTGCCGTGCCAGTACCTCAACCCTACCCCGTTGAAAAGATCGTACATGTGCCTTACAAAGTTTTCGTTGACAAGCCATACCCCGTGAAAGTTTTGGTACCCCAACCTTACCCAGTTACCAAACACGTACCTTACCCAGTCAAAGTACATGTACCAGCTCCATACCCCGTAGAGAAGCGTGTTCCATACCCAGTTAAAGTACCAGTACATGTTCCACAACCTTACCCAGTTGTCAAACATGTTCCATACCCAGTCAAAGTACCAGTCGACCGTCCATACCCAGTACATGTTCCTCAGCCATACCCAGTCCATGTCGAAAAGAAGGTTCCATACCCAGTAGACAGACCAGTACCATACCCAGTCAAAGTACCAGTTGACAGGCCTGTACCTTACCCAGTAGAAAAACCATACCCAGTACCCGTCAAAGTACCATACCCAGCACCTTACCCCGTCGAAAAACCAGTAGCTGTACCTGTTATCAAACATGTTGGAGTACCTGTGAAAGTACCAGTCGACAGGCCATACCCAGTTACTGTAGAAAAGCACGTTCCATACCCAGTTGAGAAGCCTGTTCCAGTACCAGTCAAGGTACCCGTGCCAGTACCAGTTAAGGACTACGGTGGTGACTATGGATCATATGGTTCTTACGATGGTGGCTACCAAGAAAGCTACGGATATGACAGCTACGGCCACAAATAA
- the LOC123314757 gene encoding skin secretory protein xP2-like produces the protein MIIGLKDIDSAFRNFVLMNLIVIASAVALLGRLGSCEVSDVAKKDKRSIFEHENSFGGDFGGHSGDFGGFDHGSYGSYGDHEYHHKEKVVTVEKEVKVPYPVVKKIPYPVYKEVKYPVHVKVPQPYPVVKEIPYEVKVPVKVPYHVPKPYPVIKEEKVPVHVHVDQPYPVKVVVPQPYPVTKYIQYPVEVKVPQPYPVEKKVYVPVKQIVHVPKPYPVEKEVKYPVEVPYDRPVPYEVIKPYPVKVEKKVPVPYPVEKPYPVKVLVNRPVPYKVEKEVPYPVKVPVPHPYPVEKIVKYPVYKEKPYPVEVKVEKPVPYIVEKKVPYYVEKKVPVPIKEEIHEPEYKQEYQHDDSYSENSGW, from the exons ATGATTATTGGATTGAAGGATATTGATAGTGCCTTCAGAAACTTTGTACTAATGAACCTGATA GTGATCGCTTCAGCCGTTGCCTTATTGGGCAGGTTGGGAAGCTGTGAAGTATCAGATGTGGCGAAAAAAGACAAACGAAGCATATTCGAACACGAAAATAGCTTCGGAGGTGATTTTGGAGGGCATAGCGGAGACTTTGGCGGTTTTGACCATGGTAGTTACGGGAGCTATGGTGACCACGAATACCATCACAAAGAAAAAGTTGTAACTGTAGAGAAGGAAGTTAAAGTGCCTTATCCAGTAGTGAAGAAGATACCGTATCCTGTCTATAAGGAAGTTAAATATCCGGTGCACGTAAAAGTTCCACAACCATATCCTGTGGTCAAAGAAATACCATATGAGGTTAAAGTACCCGTCAAAGTGCCGTATCATGTACCCAAGCCATATCCAGTTATCAAGGAAGAGAAGGTGCCAGTCCATGTCCACGTTGACCAACCATACCCTGTTAAAGTAGTAGTACCACAACCCTACCCTGTTACAAAATACATTCAATATCCGGTCGAGGTCAAAGTACCTCAACCGTACCCAGTAGAGAAAAAAGTATATGTTCCGGTCAAACAAATAGTGCATGTACCCAAACCATACCCAGTTGAAAAAGAGGTGAAGTATCCTGTTGAAGTACCCTACGACCGACCAGTACCATACGAAGTAATCAAACCATATCCTGTCAAAGTAGAGAAAAAGGTACCAGTACCATATCCTGTAGAAAAACCTTACCCTGTTAAAGTCCTGGTAAATAGACCAGTACCATACAAGGTAGAGAAAGAAGTACCATATCCTGTGAAAGTACCAGTACCTCATCCATACCccgttgaaaaaattgttaagTACCCAGTTTACAAAGAGAAGCCATATCCAGTTGAAGTTAAAGTAGAAAAACCAGTGCCGTACATAGTCGAGAAGAAAGTACCTTACTATGTTGAGAAAAAAGTACCAGTACCAATAAAGGAAGAGATTCACGAGCCCGAATATAAACAGGAATATCAACATGATGACAGCTACTCCGAAAATTCAGGCTGGTGA
- the LOC123314755 gene encoding proline-rich protein 4-like: MKLLVSVALSALLVLASADEKETKAAETKTAEAVDSNKQPEKRGLELGYGGGGHDFGGHDFGGQSYGGQSYGGQSYGGQSYGGQSYSSHSFGGQDNGGQDYGGDHEHHQKVITIYKNVPAPYPVEKQVHVPVEKKVPYPVKVHVPQPYPVEKEIHVPYKVPVHVSVPVHKPYPVEKQVHVPVKVHYDKPYPVKVLVPQPYPVEKTVHVPYKVHVPAPYPVEKKVYYPFKVPVHVPKPYPVEKIVPYPVKVHVDKPYPVHIPKPVPYHVEKKIPYPVEKPVPYPVKVAVDRPVPYTVEKPHPYPVKVPVPAPYPVEKNVHVPVEKPVPYPVKIPIFNPVPVTVYKKVPVEVEKPVPVPVKVIVPVKEEQGQYGGQSDYSSGQEDYGGHGNGGGYSGGEGGYSGGEGGYSGGEGGYSGGEEHHQEYHH, from the exons ATGAAGTTACTG GTTTCAGTGGCGCTGAGCGCGCTTCTTGTTTTGGCCAGCGCAGACGAAAAGGAAACCAAAGCAGCAGAGACCAAAACCGCAGAGGCCGTTGACTCTAACAAACAACCAGAAAAACGTGGCCTTGAGCTCGGTTATGGCGGTGGTGGTCATGACTTCGGTGGGCATGATTTTGGCGGTCAATCTTATGGAGGTCAATCTTATGGCGGTCAATCGTACGGCGGTCAATCCTACGGCGGCCAATCTTACAGCAGCCACAGCTTCGGTGGCCAGGATAACGGCGGCCAAGACTATGGGGGTGATCATGAACATCATCAAAAAGTGATAACTATTTACAAGAATGTACCTGCTCCTTATCCAGTAGAAAAGCAAGTCCACGTTCCAGTAGAGAAGAAGGTACCTTACCCCGTGAAAGTTCATGTCCCACAGCCCTACCCAGTCGAGAAGGAAATTCATGTTCCATACAAG GTCCCAGTTCATGTTTCAGTCCCAGTTCACAAACCTTATCCAGTTGAGAAACAAGTACATGTACCAGTCAAAGTTCACTATGATAAACCATACCCTGTCAAAGTACTCGTGCCCCAACCTTACCCTGTCGAAAAAACCGTCCACGTACCATACAAGGTCCACGTACCAGCACCATATCCAGTAGAGAAGAAAGTTTACTATCCGTTCAAAGTGCCAGTCCATGTTCCAAAACCATACCCAGTTGAGAAAATCGTTCCATACCCAGTCAAAGTACATGTTGACAAACCATACCCAGTTCACATTCCAAAACCTGTACCCTACCATGTAGAAAAGAAGATTCCATACCCAGTCGAAAAACCAGTACCATACCCAGTTAAAGTAGCTGTAGACAGACCAGTTCCTTACACTGTAGAGAAACCCCATCCTTATCCAGTCAAGGTTCCAGTTCCAGCACCATATCCAGTAGAAAAGAACGTTCACGTACCAGTTGAAAAACCAGTACCTTATCCAGTAAAAATCCCGATTTTCAACCCTGTTCCCGTTACCGTTTACAAGAAGGTGCCTGTAGAGGTTGAAAAACCAGTCCCAGTACCTGTTAAGGTGATTGTTCCAGTCAAAGAGGAACAAGGCCAATATGGCGGACAGTCCGATTACAGCAGTGGACAAGAAGATTATGGCGGTCATGGCAATGGAGGTGGTTATAGTGGTGGAGAGGGTGGTTATAGCGGAGGAGAAGGTGGTTATAGCGGTGGAGAAGGTGGTTATAGCGGTGGAGAAGAACACCATCAAGAATATCATCATTGA